One region of Halomonas huangheensis genomic DNA includes:
- a CDS encoding SDR family oxidoreductase produces the protein MTARLQDKVAIITGAGQGIGEAIAEAFVGQGADVVIADRNEANGSRVAARLDATFIRTDVTCQADIEQLVAATIERFGRVDVLINNAGANVFHVPHEMPRSEWAHCMALDLEACWAMIEAVLPNMRCRGAGSVINIASTHGFQIIPHTFPYPVAKHGLIGMTRALGVEYAAEGIRVNAISPGYIDTQIARDYWAGFDDPAAERSKAEKLHPPQRVGRPEEVAMTAVFLASDEAPFINAENIVIDGGRSCLYHE, from the coding sequence ATGACAGCCAGGTTGCAGGACAAGGTGGCAATCATTACCGGAGCGGGACAGGGCATTGGTGAGGCCATCGCCGAAGCCTTCGTCGGCCAGGGCGCGGATGTGGTTATTGCCGACCGCAATGAAGCCAACGGCAGTCGCGTTGCGGCAAGGCTGGATGCGACCTTCATCAGAACCGATGTCACGTGCCAGGCCGATATCGAGCAACTGGTTGCGGCAACCATCGAGCGCTTCGGGCGCGTGGATGTGCTGATCAACAACGCCGGGGCCAATGTCTTCCATGTGCCGCATGAGATGCCGCGCAGCGAGTGGGCGCACTGCATGGCGCTGGATCTGGAAGCCTGCTGGGCGATGATCGAAGCGGTGTTGCCGAATATGCGTTGCCGTGGTGCGGGGAGCGTCATCAACATTGCCAGTACCCATGGCTTTCAGATCATCCCGCACACCTTTCCATACCCGGTGGCCAAGCATGGCCTGATCGGCATGACCCGAGCTCTGGGCGTGGAATACGCCGCCGAAGGCATCCGGGTCAATGCCATCTCGCCGGGGTATATCGATACCCAGATTGCGCGTGATTACTGGGCCGGTTTCGATGATCCGGCCGCCGAGCGTTCCAAGGCAGAAAAGCTGCATCCGCCACAGAGGGTAGGGAGGCCAGAGGAAGTGGCGATGACGGCGGTATTCCTCGCCTCGGATGAAGCCCCGTTCATCAATGCCGAGAATATCGTCATCGATGGAGGCCGCTCCTGCCTCTACCACGAGTGA
- the uvrA gene encoding excinuclease ABC subunit UvrA, with the protein MDKILVRGARTHNLKHIDVELPRDKLIVVTGLSGSGKSSLAFDTLYAEGQRRYVESLSTYARQFLSMMEKPDVDHIEGLSPAISIEQKSTSHNPRSTVGTITEIYDYLRLLFARAGTPRCPEHGEDLEAQTISQMVDQVLTLPEGSKLMLMAPVVSGRKGEHLQLLAELRAQGFVRAMIDGQVLELDDIKPLDKNRKHDISVVVDRIKVREGLEQRLAESFETALGLADGTAMVHFMDGEQPDITFSARFACPVCGYSIPELEPRMFSFNNPAGACPTCDGLGVEQFFDPDKLISHPELSLAEGVIKGWDRRSVYYFNQLKSVAEHYRFTLETSWQDLARHERDVILHGSGTDEIAFIYVNDRGKKVTREHTFEGVLPNMQRRYRETESSMVREELSRYIAVQPCQTCEGARLRKEARHVFVDGTTLPDVVRLPIGEAQQYFSELSLPGRKGEIALKIINEISARLEFLVNVGLDYLNLERSAETLSGGEAQRIRLASQIGAGLVGVMYILDEPSIGLHQRDNDRLLQTLVRLRDLGNTVIVVEHDEDAIRAADHVLDIGPGAGVHGGQIVAQGTPQQIMDNEHSLTGQYLCGSREIAVPPWRIPGNPEKMLKLTGATGNNLQDVTLELPLGLLVCVTGVSGSGKSTLINSTLMPIAARELNRATTLTPSPYTGIEGLDQLDKVIDIDQSPIGRTPRSNPATYTGIFTPIRELFAGTQEARSRGYKPGRFSFNVKGGRCEACQGEGMIKVEMHFLPDIYVPCDVCKGKRYNRETLDIQYKGKTIDEVLGMTVEEALEFFSPVPAIARRLQTLVDVGLTYIRLGQSATTLSGGEAQRVKLARELAKRDTGKTLYILDEPTTGLHFEDIRQLLTVLHRLRDHGNTIVVIEHNLDVIKTADWIIDLGPEGGSGGGQIIAEGTPEKVSKMEVSHTGRFLKPLLERQANPTPTRKSSNSKQGGKEKASA; encoded by the coding sequence ATGGACAAGATACTGGTCAGGGGTGCGCGCACCCACAACCTCAAGCATATCGATGTCGAGCTGCCCCGTGACAAGCTGATCGTGGTGACGGGCCTATCCGGCTCCGGCAAGTCCTCCCTGGCCTTCGATACTCTGTATGCCGAGGGGCAGAGGCGTTATGTAGAGTCACTATCGACCTATGCGCGTCAGTTCCTGTCGATGATGGAAAAGCCCGATGTTGATCATATCGAGGGGCTGTCTCCAGCGATTTCCATCGAGCAGAAATCCACTTCCCACAACCCACGCTCCACAGTCGGCACCATCACCGAGATCTACGACTACTTGCGCCTGCTGTTCGCCCGCGCCGGCACCCCACGTTGCCCGGAGCACGGAGAGGACCTCGAGGCGCAGACCATCTCGCAGATGGTCGACCAGGTACTGACACTGCCGGAAGGCAGCAAGCTGATGTTGATGGCGCCAGTGGTCAGCGGACGCAAGGGTGAGCACCTACAGTTGCTGGCCGAACTACGCGCTCAGGGCTTCGTGCGCGCGATGATCGATGGCCAGGTGCTTGAGTTGGATGACATCAAGCCGCTGGACAAGAACCGCAAGCATGACATCAGCGTGGTCGTCGACCGCATCAAGGTCCGTGAAGGGCTGGAGCAGCGCCTTGCCGAGTCCTTCGAGACTGCACTGGGCCTGGCCGATGGTACTGCCATGGTGCACTTCATGGACGGTGAGCAGCCGGATATCACCTTCTCAGCACGCTTCGCCTGCCCGGTGTGCGGCTATTCGATCCCCGAACTTGAACCGCGCATGTTCTCGTTCAACAACCCGGCGGGCGCCTGTCCAACCTGCGACGGCCTGGGAGTGGAACAGTTCTTCGATCCCGACAAGTTGATCAGCCATCCGGAGTTGTCGCTGGCCGAAGGCGTCATCAAGGGTTGGGACCGGCGCAGTGTCTACTACTTCAACCAGCTCAAGTCGGTGGCCGAGCACTACCGTTTTACTCTGGAAACCTCCTGGCAGGACCTCGCCCGCCACGAGCGCGACGTCATCCTCCACGGCAGCGGCACGGATGAAATCGCCTTCATCTACGTCAATGATCGGGGCAAGAAGGTCACTCGTGAGCATACCTTCGAAGGCGTGCTGCCCAATATGCAGCGACGCTACCGTGAAACCGAATCGAGCATGGTGCGTGAAGAGCTATCGCGCTACATCGCGGTACAGCCATGTCAGACCTGCGAAGGGGCACGTCTGCGCAAGGAGGCTCGCCATGTGTTCGTCGACGGCACCACCCTGCCCGACGTGGTACGCCTGCCGATCGGTGAGGCACAGCAGTACTTTTCCGAGCTGAGTCTGCCGGGCCGCAAGGGTGAGATCGCGTTGAAGATCATCAACGAGATTTCCGCTCGCCTCGAATTTCTCGTCAACGTCGGCCTCGACTACCTCAACCTTGAGCGCAGTGCCGAGACGCTCTCCGGTGGCGAAGCCCAACGTATTCGTCTCGCCAGTCAGATTGGTGCCGGGTTGGTCGGTGTCATGTATATCCTCGATGAGCCGTCCATCGGCCTTCACCAGCGCGACAATGACCGTCTGCTGCAGACACTGGTGCGCCTACGCGATCTCGGTAATACCGTGATCGTCGTGGAGCACGATGAGGACGCCATTCGCGCCGCCGACCACGTATTGGATATCGGACCCGGTGCGGGCGTGCATGGCGGACAGATCGTCGCCCAGGGCACACCACAACAGATCATGGACAATGAGCACTCGCTCACCGGCCAGTATCTGTGCGGCTCTCGCGAGATCGCCGTACCACCGTGGCGGATACCCGGCAACCCGGAGAAGATGCTCAAACTGACCGGCGCCACCGGCAATAACCTGCAGGACGTGACGCTCGAACTACCGCTGGGACTGCTGGTATGTGTGACCGGTGTTTCCGGTTCAGGCAAGTCAACACTGATCAACAGCACCCTGATGCCAATTGCCGCTCGCGAACTCAACCGCGCCACAACCTTGACCCCCTCGCCCTATACCGGCATCGAAGGGCTGGATCAGCTCGACAAGGTCATCGATATCGACCAGAGCCCGATCGGTCGAACGCCGCGCTCCAACCCGGCGACCTACACCGGCATCTTCACCCCGATTCGGGAACTGTTTGCCGGGACTCAGGAAGCTCGTTCACGGGGCTACAAGCCAGGCCGCTTCTCCTTCAACGTCAAGGGTGGCCGCTGCGAGGCCTGTCAGGGCGAAGGCATGATCAAGGTCGAGATGCACTTCCTGCCGGACATCTACGTGCCTTGTGACGTGTGCAAGGGCAAGCGCTACAACCGCGAGACGCTGGATATCCAGTACAAGGGCAAGACCATCGACGAAGTCCTCGGGATGACGGTCGAGGAAGCGCTGGAGTTCTTCAGCCCGGTGCCGGCCATTGCTCGACGCCTGCAGACACTGGTCGATGTTGGCCTGACCTATATCCGCCTTGGACAGAGCGCCACCACGCTCTCAGGCGGCGAGGCGCAGCGCGTCAAGCTAGCGAGGGAGCTGGCCAAACGCGATACCGGCAAGACCCTGTATATCCTCGATGAGCCGACCACCGGCCTGCACTTCGAGGATATTCGCCAGCTGCTGACCGTGCTTCATCGCCTGCGTGATCACGGCAATACCATCGTGGTCATCGAGCATAACCTCGACGTGATCAAGACTGCCGATTGGATCATCGACCTTGGCCCCGAAGGTGGCTCCGGCGGTGGCCAGATCATTGCCGAGGGCACCCCTGAGAAGGTGTCCAAAATGGAAGTGTCACACACAGGACGCTTCCTGAAGCCATTGCTCGAACGCCAGGCGAACCCAACACCAACCAGGAAGAGCAGCAACAGCAAGCAAGGTGGCAAGGAGAAGGCCAGCGCCTGA
- a CDS encoding PLP-dependent aminotransferase family protein — protein sequence MPIELDALSTRPQAGQVAEHLREWIVDNSAGSGSRLPSIRQLSRQLEVGRNAVIEAYEHLVAEGLVRSRPGAGFFVADSSPLPAETPISLADVTSDSWSLFDQDDQGLKLGCGWLPDSWRESDDLAYAIRSVTRRSRAGIFDYSSPMGTPALRTLMQERIRLLGVEADANQILLTGGGSHALDLLVRLLVKPGDSVFVESPGYYNLIGLLRLQRANIVGVPRLADGPDVEQLAVLLKQHRPRLMFINSVFQNPTGTTLSAPVAHRVLQLAERYGVQIVEDDIYADFQHSPTVRLAALDGLERVIYIGSFSKSLSCSLRVGFIAARPQLLRSLVDIKMLTSISAPHFAEQVLATMLQNGSYRRLIERLRTRLAGQMSTTLATLHNAGWQVFAEPAGGMFIWARHPSLASSRQLVANASKAGVRLSPGEVFMPDNTDSAWIRLNVAYASDPRAQGFLDKPT from the coding sequence ATGCCCATTGAACTCGATGCCCTGTCCACCAGACCGCAGGCCGGCCAGGTGGCCGAACATCTGCGTGAATGGATCGTCGACAACAGTGCCGGCAGTGGCAGTCGCCTACCCTCGATACGCCAACTGTCGCGGCAGCTCGAAGTGGGACGCAATGCGGTCATCGAGGCCTACGAGCATCTGGTTGCCGAGGGACTGGTGCGCTCGCGGCCGGGGGCAGGCTTCTTCGTAGCCGACTCCAGTCCGCTGCCAGCAGAAACGCCGATCAGCCTCGCGGATGTCACCAGTGACAGCTGGAGCCTATTCGACCAGGACGATCAGGGGCTGAAACTCGGCTGTGGCTGGCTACCCGATAGCTGGCGAGAAAGCGATGATCTGGCCTACGCCATTCGCTCGGTGACTCGCCGCAGCCGTGCCGGTATCTTCGATTACAGTTCGCCGATGGGCACCCCGGCGCTCAGGACGCTTATGCAGGAGCGCATCCGCCTGCTCGGCGTCGAGGCCGATGCCAACCAAATCCTGCTGACCGGTGGCGGTAGCCATGCGCTGGATCTGCTGGTCAGGCTGTTGGTAAAACCCGGCGACAGCGTGTTTGTTGAATCGCCGGGCTATTACAACCTGATCGGGCTGCTGCGCCTGCAACGCGCCAATATCGTCGGCGTGCCCCGCCTGGCGGACGGCCCCGATGTCGAACAGCTGGCCGTGCTGCTCAAGCAACACCGTCCGCGGCTGATGTTCATCAATAGCGTGTTTCAGAACCCCACTGGCACCACTCTGAGCGCTCCGGTTGCTCACCGGGTGCTGCAGCTCGCCGAGCGTTATGGCGTGCAGATCGTCGAGGATGACATCTACGCCGACTTCCAGCACAGCCCCACGGTGCGCCTGGCCGCCCTCGATGGTCTTGAGCGCGTCATCTACATTGGCAGCTTTTCCAAGAGCCTGTCCTGCTCGCTGCGGGTCGGCTTTATCGCCGCGCGCCCGCAACTGTTGAGGTCACTGGTCGATATCAAGATGCTGACCAGCATCTCCGCACCGCATTTCGCCGAGCAGGTACTGGCCACCATGCTGCAGAACGGCAGCTACCGCAGGCTGATCGAGCGTCTGAGGACACGTCTCGCCGGGCAGATGTCCACCACGCTCGCCACGCTGCACAATGCCGGTTGGCAAGTCTTCGCCGAACCGGCAGGAGGCATGTTCATCTGGGCCCGTCACCCATCGCTGGCTTCCTCGCGCCAATTGGTCGCCAATGCCAGCAAGGCCGGTGTCCGGCTATCCCCCGGCGAGGTCTTCATGCCCGACAACACCGACAGTGCATGGATTCGCCTCAACGTCGCCTATGCCAGCGACCCGAGAGCGCAGGGCTTTCTCGACAAACCAACATGA
- a CDS encoding MFS transporter encodes MSKGTMLLASERRSIVGLAGLYATRMLGLFMVLPVLALNADHLAGATPLLVGLALGVYGLTQALLQIPFGVLSDRIGRKPVIAGGLLLFMIGSVVAAQADSIEMMILGRSLQGSGAVAAAIMALLADQTREQVRTAAMATIGLSIGVAFGVAMVLGPLVTTHFGLSGVFWLTALLALLGMLVLWKLVPPAPRRRGHRDVGMNRGQLASIIGRADLWRMDASIFSLHLILMAIFTAVPFRLVDAGIVEARHGLVYLGVMGLSFVAMVPLVIIAEKRRKMKLMCLGAISTIVLSLLGLGLASTHLVVLLAWLFAFFTAFNLLEATLPSMISKLAPAGAKGTAMGIYSTSQFLGAFLGGVMGGFLSDRSGLSAVFLGAAIVGLAWWLVMLGMRAPRHLSSEVVVLSDEQQDTPLDTLMERFAAVTGVEDVMVVPEERLAYLKVDRAQLDKEALARLTGSN; translated from the coding sequence ATGTCCAAAGGCACAATGTTGTTGGCCTCCGAGCGGCGATCCATCGTCGGTCTTGCCGGGCTTTATGCCACGCGCATGCTCGGATTGTTCATGGTACTACCCGTGTTGGCGCTCAATGCTGATCATCTGGCGGGTGCTACGCCATTGCTGGTAGGACTGGCGCTGGGTGTGTACGGCCTGACCCAGGCCTTGCTGCAGATTCCTTTTGGAGTGCTCTCGGATCGGATCGGGCGCAAGCCGGTCATTGCTGGTGGCTTGCTCCTGTTCATGATCGGTAGTGTTGTGGCTGCTCAAGCGGACTCCATCGAGATGATGATTCTTGGGCGAAGTCTTCAAGGCAGCGGTGCGGTGGCTGCGGCGATCATGGCTCTGCTGGCGGATCAGACTCGTGAGCAGGTACGTACCGCCGCCATGGCCACCATCGGCTTGTCGATTGGAGTAGCCTTCGGCGTGGCCATGGTGCTTGGGCCGTTGGTTACCACTCACTTTGGCCTGTCGGGTGTGTTCTGGCTGACCGCGTTGCTCGCGTTGCTGGGCATGCTGGTACTGTGGAAGCTGGTACCCCCGGCGCCACGGCGGCGCGGGCACCGAGACGTTGGCATGAACCGTGGTCAACTCGCCAGTATCATCGGCCGTGCCGACCTATGGCGAATGGATGCCTCGATCTTCAGCCTGCATCTGATTCTGATGGCGATCTTTACCGCAGTTCCTTTTCGTCTGGTTGACGCAGGAATCGTGGAAGCGCGCCATGGACTGGTGTATCTCGGCGTCATGGGCTTGTCATTTGTGGCCATGGTGCCGTTGGTCATCATTGCCGAGAAGCGTCGCAAGATGAAACTGATGTGCCTGGGCGCCATCAGCACCATCGTCCTCAGTCTGTTGGGGCTGGGGCTAGCGAGTACTCACCTTGTCGTGTTGCTGGCGTGGTTGTTTGCCTTCTTTACCGCTTTCAACCTGCTTGAAGCGACACTGCCATCGATGATCAGTAAGCTGGCGCCTGCCGGAGCCAAGGGCACGGCGATGGGAATCTACTCCACCAGCCAGTTTCTTGGCGCTTTTCTCGGCGGGGTAATGGGGGGCTTTCTGTCGGATCGTTCTGGTCTGTCAGCGGTGTTCCTCGGCGCTGCGATCGTCGGCCTGGCCTGGTGGTTGGTGATGCTGGGTATGCGGGCACCGCGACATCTTTCCAGTGAGGTTGTAGTGTTGTCTGATGAGCAGCAGGACACGCCTCTGGATACCTTGATGGAGCGTTTCGCTGCCGTAACCGGCGTCGAGGATGTGATGGTGGTGCCGGAGGAACGGCTAGCCTACCTCAAGGTTGATCGGGCACAACTCGACAAAGAGGCGCTGGCGCGCCTGACGGGTTCAAACTGA
- the rpmJ gene encoding 50S ribosomal protein L36 produces the protein MKVRASVKKMCRNCKIIRRNGAVRVICSEPRHKQRQG, from the coding sequence ATGAAAGTTCGTGCTTCCGTGAAGAAAATGTGCCGCAATTGCAAGATCATTCGTCGCAATGGCGCTGTCCGCGTCATCTGCAGCGAGCCGCGGCACAAGCAGCGCCAGGGCTGA
- the rpsD gene encoding 30S ribosomal protein S4 → MARYIGPKCKLSRREGTDLFLKSGVTPFEKKCKSEQIPGVHGQRRQRLSDYGLQLREKQKVRRMYGVLEKQFRNYYKEAARLKGATGELLLQLLESRLDNVVYRMGFGSTRSEARQLVSHKAIVVNGKTVNVASYQVKPGDVVSVREKAKNQARIQSALSIAANRGDVAWIEIDAKKMEGTFKALPERGDLTADINEQLIVELYSK, encoded by the coding sequence ATGGCTCGTTACATTGGACCGAAGTGCAAACTGTCTCGTCGGGAAGGTACCGATCTCTTCCTCAAGAGCGGTGTCACTCCCTTCGAGAAGAAGTGCAAATCCGAGCAGATCCCGGGTGTGCACGGCCAGCGCCGTCAGCGTCTTTCCGACTACGGCTTGCAGCTTCGCGAGAAGCAGAAAGTACGTCGTATGTATGGCGTACTCGAAAAGCAGTTCCGCAACTACTACAAGGAAGCTGCCCGTCTGAAGGGCGCGACCGGTGAGTTGTTGCTGCAGCTGCTTGAGTCCCGACTGGACAACGTCGTCTACCGCATGGGCTTTGGTTCTACTCGCTCCGAGGCTCGTCAACTGGTAAGCCACAAGGCAATTGTCGTTAACGGCAAGACTGTCAACGTGGCATCCTACCAGGTCAAGCCCGGCGACGTAGTATCCGTCCGTGAAAAGGCCAAAAACCAGGCGCGTATCCAAAGCGCTCTGTCCATCGCTGCCAACCGTGGCGATGTGGCCTGGATCGAGATTGATGCCAAGAAGATGGAAGGCACCTTCAAGGCTCTGCCTGAGCGCGGTGACCTGACTGCCGACATCAACGAACAACTGATCGTCGAGCTGTACTCGAAGTAA
- a CDS encoding MFS transporter yields the protein MNRTAAVRLAFALCMITTAVNLQAPLYDALAARDGMGAGAASVAFACYVLGVFPVLLVLNGLADRIGRKRMIIAALCLALTATVLTIVAPGLVSLAIARLLMGVGTAMTSAVAPGWMIELFAGEDKRRAANWVTAATSLGFGLGAAVTSVFVMQGAGVVLVPASLWLYLGAGGLALLLVVVSLADHMPRQPQRSMLRLPAWPAGALPFGLAILLAWATVGLVITLLPSILAEHGLSGWSGFAVFGICSCGVLFQPWARQLSPRVSTRLGLVILPLAYALIAWGALQGVLSAILIGTIAASSACYGFIYLGGMSGVLEAAGDQASEASAGFFLMAYIGFSLPVVFTGILMDWLGHVAALVIFGSVLLIGGVLVLASLNPPDAAGGEEAQMEKSR from the coding sequence ATGAATCGTACTGCTGCTGTTCGGCTCGCCTTTGCGCTGTGCATGATAACCACCGCCGTCAATCTCCAGGCCCCGTTGTATGACGCCTTGGCCGCCAGAGACGGCATGGGGGCGGGGGCGGCCAGTGTCGCCTTTGCATGCTATGTGTTGGGCGTGTTTCCCGTGTTGCTGGTCTTGAATGGGCTGGCGGATCGCATCGGGCGCAAACGGATGATCATCGCCGCCCTCTGTCTGGCGCTGACGGCAACGGTGCTGACCATAGTCGCTCCGGGGCTGGTGAGCCTGGCGATTGCCCGTCTGCTGATGGGCGTGGGCACGGCGATGACTTCTGCGGTGGCGCCTGGCTGGATGATCGAGCTGTTCGCTGGCGAGGACAAGCGTCGTGCCGCCAACTGGGTGACGGCGGCGACATCGCTGGGCTTCGGTCTTGGCGCTGCCGTGACCAGCGTGTTTGTGATGCAGGGCGCCGGCGTTGTGCTGGTACCGGCGAGCCTGTGGTTGTACCTCGGGGCGGGTGGGTTGGCATTGTTGTTGGTGGTGGTGAGCCTGGCGGATCATATGCCACGCCAGCCGCAACGCAGTATGCTGCGGTTGCCCGCCTGGCCTGCGGGTGCCTTGCCTTTTGGTCTGGCGATTCTGCTGGCGTGGGCGACCGTCGGTCTGGTGATCACCCTGCTGCCGTCGATCCTCGCCGAGCATGGGCTGTCTGGCTGGTCGGGGTTTGCCGTGTTCGGCATCTGTAGCTGTGGGGTGCTGTTCCAGCCCTGGGCACGCCAGTTGTCGCCGCGAGTCTCGACGCGGCTGGGGTTGGTGATTCTGCCGCTGGCCTATGCATTGATTGCCTGGGGAGCACTGCAAGGCGTGTTGAGTGCGATACTGATCGGTACCATCGCCGCCAGCAGTGCCTGCTATGGGTTCATCTATCTGGGCGGGATGAGCGGTGTACTGGAGGCCGCAGGAGACCAGGCGTCGGAAGCCAGTGCCGGATTCTTCCTGATGGCCTATATCGGCTTCAGTCTGCCGGTGGTGTTCACCGGAATATTGATGGATTGGCTGGGGCATGTGGCAGCATTGGTGATCTTCGGTAGTGTTCTATTGATTGGTGGCGTGCTGGTACTTGCCAGCTTGAACCCGCCGGACGCGGCCGGTGGCGAGGAAGCACAGATGGAGAAGTCGAGATGA
- the rplQ gene encoding 50S ribosomal protein L17 produces MRHRKSGRHLNRTSSHRQAMFKNMSVSLIEHEVIKTTLPKAKELRRHIEPLITLAKQDSVANRRLAFSRTRSKEAVGKLFNELGPRYVERPGGYVRILKCGFRTGDNAPMAFVELVDRPVVEEAAGEE; encoded by the coding sequence ATGCGTCATCGTAAGAGTGGTCGTCACCTGAATCGCACGAGCTCGCATCGCCAGGCCATGTTCAAGAACATGAGCGTGTCGCTGATCGAGCACGAAGTGATCAAGACAACCCTGCCCAAGGCCAAGGAGCTGCGTCGTCATATCGAGCCGCTCATCACTCTGGCCAAGCAGGACAGCGTCGCTAACCGTCGTCTGGCCTTCAGCCGTACTCGCTCCAAAGAAGCAGTCGGCAAGCTCTTCAATGAGCTGGGTCCGCGTTACGTCGAGCGTCCGGGCGGTTACGTCCGTATTCTCAAGTGCGGTTTCCGCACCGGCGACAACGCTCCCATGGCTTTCGTCGAATTGGTCGATCGCCCCGTCGTGGAAGAGGCTGCTGGCGAGGAGTAA
- the rpsK gene encoding 30S ribosomal protein S11 yields MANPRSNRKKVKKQVVDAVAHIHASFNNTIITITDRQGNALSWATAGGSGFRGSRKSTPFAAQVASERAATAAAEYGVKNVDVLVKGPGPGRESAVRALNAAGFRVQSITDATPIPHNGCRPPKKRRV; encoded by the coding sequence ATGGCTAACCCGCGTAGCAACCGTAAAAAGGTTAAAAAGCAGGTAGTGGATGCCGTAGCGCATATCCATGCCTCTTTTAACAACACGATCATTACGATCACAGACCGCCAGGGCAATGCTCTTTCCTGGGCAACTGCCGGTGGTTCGGGTTTTCGTGGTTCTCGCAAGAGCACCCCGTTCGCTGCTCAAGTAGCAAGTGAGCGTGCAGCTACTGCTGCAGCCGAGTATGGTGTGAAAAACGTCGACGTGCTGGTCAAGGGCCCCGGTCCTGGCCGTGAATCCGCCGTGCGCGCTCTGAATGCCGCCGGCTTCCGCGTGCAAAGCATCACCGACGCGACGCCCATTCCCCATAATGGCTGCCGTCCGCCGAAGAAACGCCGCGTTTAA
- the rpsM gene encoding 30S ribosomal protein S13, whose product MARIAGVNIPDNKHAAISLTYIFGIGRTRAQDICAAAGIAPTAKIQDLSSEEIDTLRGEVGKYTVEGDLRRDVTLNIKRLMDLGCYRGLRHRRGLPLRGQRTKTNARTRKGPRKPIRK is encoded by the coding sequence ATGGCCCGTATTGCAGGCGTCAATATCCCGGACAACAAGCATGCGGCGATCTCGCTGACTTACATCTTCGGGATTGGCCGTACTCGCGCACAGGATATCTGTGCCGCGGCCGGTATCGCGCCGACTGCCAAGATTCAGGACCTGTCATCTGAAGAGATTGACACCCTGCGTGGCGAAGTTGGCAAGTACACCGTAGAAGGCGATCTTCGTCGTGATGTTACGCTGAATATCAAGCGTCTCATGGACCTGGGTTGCTATCGTGGTCTGCGTCATCGTCGTGGTCTTCCGCTGCGTGGTCAGCGTACCAAGACCAATGCGCGTACCCGTAAGGGCCCGCGCAAGCCGATCCGCAAATAA
- a CDS encoding DNA-directed RNA polymerase subunit alpha, whose protein sequence is MQRSVTEFLRPRDIKVEEISAHHAKIVLEPFERGFGHTLGNALRRILLSSMPGCAVVEAEIAGVDHEYSAIEGVQEDVIEILLNLKDVAIKMHSRDEAVLSLNKQGPAIVTASDIAVDHDVEVVNPEHIIAHVNEGAELKMQLKVARGRGYEPADVRSEADDESRAIGRLQLDATFSPVRRVSYSVEAARVEQRTDLDKLIIDLETDGTLDPEEAIRRSATILQEQLAAFVDLEADKEQEVVEEEDHIDPILLRPVDDLELTVRSANCLKAENIYYIGDLIQRTEVELLKTPNLGKKSLNEIKDVLAARGLSLGMRLENWPPASLKDDKATA, encoded by the coding sequence ATGCAGCGTTCAGTGACAGAGTTTCTCCGTCCTCGCGACATCAAGGTCGAAGAGATCAGCGCACACCACGCAAAGATCGTGCTCGAACCGTTCGAGCGTGGCTTCGGCCACACGCTGGGTAATGCTCTGCGTCGTATCCTGCTTTCCTCCATGCCCGGCTGTGCCGTGGTAGAGGCGGAGATTGCAGGCGTTGATCATGAGTACAGCGCGATCGAGGGCGTCCAGGAAGATGTCATCGAAATCCTCCTGAACCTCAAGGACGTGGCGATCAAGATGCACAGCCGCGATGAGGCGGTGCTCTCGCTGAACAAGCAGGGCCCGGCCATCGTCACTGCTAGTGATATCGCCGTTGACCACGATGTTGAGGTCGTCAACCCCGAGCACATCATCGCCCATGTCAATGAGGGTGCAGAGCTGAAGATGCAGCTCAAGGTGGCCCGTGGTCGTGGCTATGAGCCTGCGGACGTCCGCAGCGAAGCCGACGACGAATCTCGTGCCATCGGCCGTCTGCAGCTGGATGCAACCTTCAGCCCAGTGCGTCGTGTTTCCTACTCTGTTGAGGCTGCGCGTGTTGAACAGCGTACTGACCTCGACAAGTTGATCATTGATCTGGAAACCGATGGCACCCTGGATCCGGAAGAGGCGATCCGTCGCAGCGCGACCATCCTGCAGGAGCAGCTGGCAGCGTTCGTCGACCTGGAAGCCGACAAGGAACAGGAAGTGGTAGAGGAAGAGGATCATATCGATCCCATCCTGCTGCGCCCCGTAGACGATCTTGAGTTGACCGTTCGTAGTGCCAACTGCCTCAAGGCCGAGAATATCTACTACATCGGTGATCTGATTCAGCGTACAGAAGTTGAGCTGTTGAAGACCCCGAATCTCGGCAAGAAGTCCTTGAATGAAATCAAGGATGTGTTGGCAGCACGTGGTCTGTCCCTCGGCATGCGGCTGGAAAATTGGCCGCCGGCGAGCCTGAAGGACGACAAGGCCACGGCCTGA